In one Siniperca chuatsi isolate FFG_IHB_CAS linkage group LG14, ASM2008510v1, whole genome shotgun sequence genomic region, the following are encoded:
- the fgf13b gene encoding fibroblast growth factor 13b isoform X4, protein MQPDGTIDGTKDEDSTYAVFNLIPVGLRVVAIQGVQTKLYLAMNNEGFLYTSEHFTPECKFKESVFENYYVTYSSMLYRQQASGRAWYLGLNKEGGIMKGNHVKKNKAAAHFIPKPLKVAMYREPSLHDLTELSRSGSGTPTKSRSASALLNGGGKSPSNNDLS, encoded by the exons CTGTGTTCAACCTGATCCCAGTGGGGCTTCGTGTGGTGGCCATCCAGGGCGTCCAGACCAAACTCTATCTGGCAATGAACAACGAAGGCTTTCTCTACACCTCT GAACATTTTACCCCGGAGTGTAAGTTCAAGGAGTCGGTGTTTGAGAACTACTACGTCACCTACTCCTCCATGCTGTACCGGCAGCAGGCCTCAGGTCGGGCCTGGTACCTGGGACTCAACAAGGAGGGTGGAATCATGAAGGGGAACCACGTCAAGAAGAACAAGGCCGCCGCACACTTCATACCGAAACCGCTGAAAG tggccATGTATAGGGAGCCCTCCCTCCATGACCTGACAGAACTCTCACGGTCAGGCAGCGGCACGCCGACCAAGAGTCGCAGCGCTTCGGCCCTACTTAATGGCGGAGGGAAGTCGCCCAGCAACAATGACTTATCCTAG